In Felis catus isolate Fca126 chromosome A2, F.catus_Fca126_mat1.0, whole genome shotgun sequence, the following proteins share a genomic window:
- the LOC101085272 gene encoding voltage-dependent calcium channel beta subunit-associated regulatory protein isoform X5 gives MSAAHWGRKWGACVQHRLDCILGAPKLGEAKEGKPTHPSPPRRSRPPVPRTLARVRSSAAGEGVETQRPRERAARSGEGASGSAGSAPHSRRKGRGGGGRRAASQTRQRARRGRSARDRVAPSGSERARRQRGHVRGPSSCALPPPRAALSIHKFSACSAATGHRSPPGTPRSRPPARPPWAARPGAEAPPPSFKMQPTPTMATTAAASTAATAALTSRWDNTTSSPTAEPDPILNNYVLLVVVLSLFVGGTLVVLSGVLLLCRRCWEVHRRFNRAMEEAEKTTTTYLDSSAHPAQDPDFRGEDPEGQDAETERFLSTSSTGRRVSFNEAALFEQSRKSQDKGRRSSPSTSATWVKPAPPPPHTPLPPPRPVSPYSSSALPGDPYNSAAGPADFEISPLASSDSGEGAWADAGARSTKPVGSGATGGPEEAGPGSGAGPVLHFFTRLRRHTSLDGASPYFKVKKWKLDPSQRASSLDTRGSPKRHHFQRQRAASESTEQEEGDAPHMDFIQYIASAGDTVAFPPPRPFLASPASPSPALGRYFVVDRSVRGGPVGPCPTQSPAKWPGEGFPHPADISHSSSSIVPPGDCLTGATSPARTRRGKLGETGLEAAEEAGAAGGASPESPPERSGGAGPELQQESDGERDSGPEQAQTTYRDIWSLRASLELHAAAASDHSSSGNDRDSVRSGDSSGSGSGTTVPTFPPPSPPPTPRPADSEAGGPRKLLQMDSGYASIEGRGAGEDGLLSASEKRSSFTSAGRTATVGTSFEGAPAPTEAPVRPRSPRAWPRRAPRRDYSIDEKTDALFHEFLRHDPHFDDTLPSATRHRVRAHPHTRKQWQQRGRQHSDPGARATTPAPPAAPFGADSRPTRAPLRRGDSVDCPPEGRAGDEPTAPAIPVIEEEPGGGSSTCPGSGLCVGPPGTLLDKLAAGLDDRLFPPRLAQPIATAPTLAAAAPTSPDHSPA, from the exons ATGTCTGCAGCACATTGGGGGAGAAAGTGGGGGGCATGTGTCCAACACCGCCTAGACTGCATCCTGGGGGCCCCCAAGTTGGGGGAGGCGAAGGAGGGGAAGCCGACGCACCCGTCTCCTCCCCGACGTTCCCGGCCCCCGGTCCCTCGGACCCTGGCGAGGGTCCGGAGCAGTGccgcaggggagggggtggagactCAGCGGCCGCGGGAGAGGGCGGCTcggagtggggagggggcgtcCGGGAGCGCAGGCTCCGCCCCCCACTCCCGCCGGAAGGGAAGGGGAGGCGGTGGCCGGCGCGCTGCGAGCCAGACGCGGCAGCGAGCGCGGCGGGGGCGGTCTGCCCGGGACCGGGTGGCACCCAGCGGGTCGGAGCGGGCTCGCCGCCAACGCGGTCACGTGCGCGGTCCCTCCTCTTGCGCCCTGCCTCCCCCGCGCGCCGCGCTCTCCATTCATAAATTCTCCGCCTGCTCCGCGGCCACCGGGCACCGGAGCCCGCCGGGAACGCCGCGcagccgcccgcccgcccgccccccatGGGCCGCGCGCCCCGGCGCTGAG gcccctcctcctAGCTTCAAGATGCAGCCCACGCCCACCATGGCCACCACCGCCGCCGCAAGCACCGCCGCCACGGCTGCCCTGACCTCGAGGTGGGACAACACCACCAGCAGCCCCACC GCGGAGCCTGACCCCATCCTCAACAACTACGTGCTGCTGGTGGTGGTCCTGTCGCTCTTTGTCGGTGGCACTCTGGTGGTGCTGTCCGGAGTCCTGCTCCTGTGCAGGCGCTGCTGGGAGGTCCACCGGCGCTTCAACAG AGCcatggaggaagcagagaagaccACCACCACGTACCTGGACAGCAGCGCCCATCCTGCCCAAG ACCCTGACTTCAGGGGGGAGGACCCCGAGGGCCAGGACGCGGAGACGGAGCGCTTCCTGTCCACCAGCTCCACGGGCCGCCGGGTGTCCTTCAACGAAGCAGCCCTGTTTGAGCAGAGTCGGAAGTCACAGGACAAGGGGCGCCG ATCATCACCATCCACGAGTGCGACTTGGGTGAAGCCAGcgccaccacccccccacacgcCGCTGCCGCCCCCAAGGCCAGTCTCGCCATATTCCAG CTCCGCCCTGCCAGGTGACCCCTACAACTCGGCCGCGGGCCCTGCCGACTTCGAGATCAGCCCCTTGGCGTCCAGCGACTCCGGGGAAGGCGCCTGG gcgGATGCAGGCGCCCGGAGCACCAAGCCGGTCGGGTCAGGGGCCACAGGGGGACCCGAGGAGGCAGGTCCAGGCTCCGGGGCAGGACCCGTCCTGCATTTCTTCACCCGCCTGCGGCGCCACACCAGCCTGGACGGGGCCAGCCCGTACTTCAAGGTCAAGAAATGGAAGCTGGACCCCAGCCAGCGGGCATCTAGTCTGGACACAAGAG GCTCCCCCAAGCGGCACCACTTCCAGCGGCAGCGGGCAGCCAGCGAGAGCAccgagcaggaggagggggacgCCCCCCACATGGACTTCATCCAGTACATCGCCAGCGCAGGCGACACGGTGGCCTTCCCGCCCCCCCGTCCCTTTCTGGCCAGCCCCGCCAGCCCATCCCCCGCTCTCGGCAGGTATTTTGTAGTGGATAGAAGCGTCAGGGGTGGACCTGtgggcccctgccccacccagtcCCCCGCTAAGTGGCCTGGGGAGGGCTTTCCCCACCCTGCAGACATATCCCATTCTTCCAGCTCCATCGTCCCTCCTGGAGACTGCCTCACTGGGGCCACCTCTCCAGCAAGGACCAGAAGAGGGAAACTGGGGGAGACTGG GCTAGAGGCAGCGGAGGAGGCGGGCGCCGCGGGAGGAGCGAGCCCCGAGTCTCCCCCCGAGCGCAGTGGTGGTGCGGGGCCTGAGCTGCAGCAGGAATCTGATGGTGAGCGGGACTCGGGGCCAGAGCAGGCCCAGACCACCTACCGGGATATCTGGAGCCTGCGAGCCTCTCTTGAGCTGCACGCGGCTGCCGCCTCGGACCACAGCAGCAGTGGCAACGACCGCGACTCGGTGCGCAGCGGCGACAgctcgggctcgggctccggGACCACCGTGCCCACTTTCCCACCGCCctcgccgccccccaccccccggccggCAGACAGCGAGGCGGGAGGTCCGCGGAAGCTGTTGCAGATGGACAGCGGCTACGCCAGCATTGAGGGCCGCGGCGCCGGCGAGGACGGGCTCCTCAGCGCGTCCGAGAAGCGCTCTTCCTTCACCAGCGCCGGCCGCACGGCCACTGTGGGCACCAGTTTCGAGGGGGCGCCGGCGCCCACCGAGGCGCCCGTCCGACCCCGCAGCCCGCGCGCCtggccccgccgcgccccgcgccGCGACTACAGCATTGACGAGAAGACAGATGCCCTCTTCCACGAGTTCCTGCGCCACGACCCGCACTTCGACGACACGCTGCCCAGCGCCACGCGCCATCGCGTGCGCGCGCACCCCCACACGCGCAAGCAGTGGCAGCAGCGCGGCCGGCAGCACAGCGACCCCGGCGCGCGCGCCACGACCCCTGCCCCGCCCGCGGCCCCTTTTGGGGCCGACTCCCGCCCCACGCGCGCGCCTCTGCGCCGAGGCGACAGCGTCGACTGCCCCCCAGAGGGCCGCGCGGGCGACGAACCGACCGCGCCCGCCATCCCGGTCATCGAGGAGGAGCCCGGCGGTGGCAGCAGCACCTGCCCCGGCTCGGGCCTGTGCGTCGGGCCCCCGGGGACGCTGCTGGACAAGCTGGCGGCTGGCCTCGATGACAGACTCTTCCCGCCGCGCCTCGCCCAGCCCATCGCCACCGCTCCCACGCTGGCCGCCGCCGCGCCCACGTCTCCCGACCACAGCCCTGCCTAA
- the LOC101085272 gene encoding voltage-dependent calcium channel beta subunit-associated regulatory protein isoform X3 yields MSAAHWGRKWGACVQHRLDCILGAPKLGEAKEGKPTHPSPPRRSRPPVPRTLARVRSSAAGEGVETQRPRERAARSGEGASGSAGSAPHSRRKGRGGGGRRAASQTRQRARRGRSARDRVAPSGSERARRQRGHVRGPSSCALPPPRAALSIHKFSACSAATGHRSPPGTPRSRPPARPPWAARPGAEAPPPSFKMQPTPTMATTAAASTAATAALTSRWDNTTSSPTAEPDPILNNYVLLVVVLSLFVGGTLVVLSGVLLLCRRCWEVHRRFNRAMEEAEKTTTTYLDSSAHPAQDPDFRGEDPEGQDAETERFLSTSSTGRRVSFNEAALFEQSRKSQDKGRRSSPSTSATWVKPAPPPPHTPLPPPRPVSPYSSSALPGDPYNSAAGPADFEISPLASSDSGEGAWVRAPERPLPSLPHSRTEADAGARSTKPVGSGATGGPEEAGPGSGAGPVLHFFTRLRRHTSLDGASPYFKVKKWKLDPSQRASSLDTRGSPKRHHFQRQRAASESTEQEEGDAPHMDFIQYIASAGDTVAFPPPRPFLASPASPSPALGRYFVVDRSVRGGPVGPCPTQSPAKWPGEGFPHPADISHSSSSIVPPGDCLTGATSPARTRRGKLGETGLEAAEEAGAAGGASPESPPERSGGAGPELQQESDGERDSGPEQAQTTYRDIWSLRASLELHAAAASDHSSSGNDRDSVRSGDSSGSGSGTTVPTFPPPSPPPTPRPADSEAGGPRKLLQMDSGYASIEGRGAGEDGLLSASEKRSSFTSAGRTATVGTSFEGAPAPTEAPVRPRSPRAWPRRAPRRDYSIDEKTDALFHEFLRHDPHFDDTLPSATRHRVRAHPHTRKQWQQRGRQHSDPGARATTPAPPAAPFGADSRPTRAPLRRGDSVDCPPEGRAGDEPTAPAIPVIEEEPGGGSSTCPGSGLCVGPPGTLLDKLAAGLDDRLFPPRLAQPIATAPTLAAAAPTSPDHSPA; encoded by the exons ATGTCTGCAGCACATTGGGGGAGAAAGTGGGGGGCATGTGTCCAACACCGCCTAGACTGCATCCTGGGGGCCCCCAAGTTGGGGGAGGCGAAGGAGGGGAAGCCGACGCACCCGTCTCCTCCCCGACGTTCCCGGCCCCCGGTCCCTCGGACCCTGGCGAGGGTCCGGAGCAGTGccgcaggggagggggtggagactCAGCGGCCGCGGGAGAGGGCGGCTcggagtggggagggggcgtcCGGGAGCGCAGGCTCCGCCCCCCACTCCCGCCGGAAGGGAAGGGGAGGCGGTGGCCGGCGCGCTGCGAGCCAGACGCGGCAGCGAGCGCGGCGGGGGCGGTCTGCCCGGGACCGGGTGGCACCCAGCGGGTCGGAGCGGGCTCGCCGCCAACGCGGTCACGTGCGCGGTCCCTCCTCTTGCGCCCTGCCTCCCCCGCGCGCCGCGCTCTCCATTCATAAATTCTCCGCCTGCTCCGCGGCCACCGGGCACCGGAGCCCGCCGGGAACGCCGCGcagccgcccgcccgcccgccccccatGGGCCGCGCGCCCCGGCGCTGAG gcccctcctcctAGCTTCAAGATGCAGCCCACGCCCACCATGGCCACCACCGCCGCCGCAAGCACCGCCGCCACGGCTGCCCTGACCTCGAGGTGGGACAACACCACCAGCAGCCCCACC GCGGAGCCTGACCCCATCCTCAACAACTACGTGCTGCTGGTGGTGGTCCTGTCGCTCTTTGTCGGTGGCACTCTGGTGGTGCTGTCCGGAGTCCTGCTCCTGTGCAGGCGCTGCTGGGAGGTCCACCGGCGCTTCAACAG AGCcatggaggaagcagagaagaccACCACCACGTACCTGGACAGCAGCGCCCATCCTGCCCAAG ACCCTGACTTCAGGGGGGAGGACCCCGAGGGCCAGGACGCGGAGACGGAGCGCTTCCTGTCCACCAGCTCCACGGGCCGCCGGGTGTCCTTCAACGAAGCAGCCCTGTTTGAGCAGAGTCGGAAGTCACAGGACAAGGGGCGCCG ATCATCACCATCCACGAGTGCGACTTGGGTGAAGCCAGcgccaccacccccccacacgcCGCTGCCGCCCCCAAGGCCAGTCTCGCCATATTCCAG CTCCGCCCTGCCAGGTGACCCCTACAACTCGGCCGCGGGCCCTGCCGACTTCGAGATCAGCCCCTTGGCGTCCAGCGACTCCGGGGAAGGCGCCTGGGTGAGGGCCCCCGagcggcccctcccctccctgccccactccagGACCGAG gcgGATGCAGGCGCCCGGAGCACCAAGCCGGTCGGGTCAGGGGCCACAGGGGGACCCGAGGAGGCAGGTCCAGGCTCCGGGGCAGGACCCGTCCTGCATTTCTTCACCCGCCTGCGGCGCCACACCAGCCTGGACGGGGCCAGCCCGTACTTCAAGGTCAAGAAATGGAAGCTGGACCCCAGCCAGCGGGCATCTAGTCTGGACACAAGAG GCTCCCCCAAGCGGCACCACTTCCAGCGGCAGCGGGCAGCCAGCGAGAGCAccgagcaggaggagggggacgCCCCCCACATGGACTTCATCCAGTACATCGCCAGCGCAGGCGACACGGTGGCCTTCCCGCCCCCCCGTCCCTTTCTGGCCAGCCCCGCCAGCCCATCCCCCGCTCTCGGCAGGTATTTTGTAGTGGATAGAAGCGTCAGGGGTGGACCTGtgggcccctgccccacccagtcCCCCGCTAAGTGGCCTGGGGAGGGCTTTCCCCACCCTGCAGACATATCCCATTCTTCCAGCTCCATCGTCCCTCCTGGAGACTGCCTCACTGGGGCCACCTCTCCAGCAAGGACCAGAAGAGGGAAACTGGGGGAGACTGG GCTAGAGGCAGCGGAGGAGGCGGGCGCCGCGGGAGGAGCGAGCCCCGAGTCTCCCCCCGAGCGCAGTGGTGGTGCGGGGCCTGAGCTGCAGCAGGAATCTGATGGTGAGCGGGACTCGGGGCCAGAGCAGGCCCAGACCACCTACCGGGATATCTGGAGCCTGCGAGCCTCTCTTGAGCTGCACGCGGCTGCCGCCTCGGACCACAGCAGCAGTGGCAACGACCGCGACTCGGTGCGCAGCGGCGACAgctcgggctcgggctccggGACCACCGTGCCCACTTTCCCACCGCCctcgccgccccccaccccccggccggCAGACAGCGAGGCGGGAGGTCCGCGGAAGCTGTTGCAGATGGACAGCGGCTACGCCAGCATTGAGGGCCGCGGCGCCGGCGAGGACGGGCTCCTCAGCGCGTCCGAGAAGCGCTCTTCCTTCACCAGCGCCGGCCGCACGGCCACTGTGGGCACCAGTTTCGAGGGGGCGCCGGCGCCCACCGAGGCGCCCGTCCGACCCCGCAGCCCGCGCGCCtggccccgccgcgccccgcgccGCGACTACAGCATTGACGAGAAGACAGATGCCCTCTTCCACGAGTTCCTGCGCCACGACCCGCACTTCGACGACACGCTGCCCAGCGCCACGCGCCATCGCGTGCGCGCGCACCCCCACACGCGCAAGCAGTGGCAGCAGCGCGGCCGGCAGCACAGCGACCCCGGCGCGCGCGCCACGACCCCTGCCCCGCCCGCGGCCCCTTTTGGGGCCGACTCCCGCCCCACGCGCGCGCCTCTGCGCCGAGGCGACAGCGTCGACTGCCCCCCAGAGGGCCGCGCGGGCGACGAACCGACCGCGCCCGCCATCCCGGTCATCGAGGAGGAGCCCGGCGGTGGCAGCAGCACCTGCCCCGGCTCGGGCCTGTGCGTCGGGCCCCCGGGGACGCTGCTGGACAAGCTGGCGGCTGGCCTCGATGACAGACTCTTCCCGCCGCGCCTCGCCCAGCCCATCGCCACCGCTCCCACGCTGGCCGCCGCCGCGCCCACGTCTCCCGACCACAGCCCTGCCTAA
- the LOC101085272 gene encoding voltage-dependent calcium channel beta subunit-associated regulatory protein isoform X2, translating into MSAAHWGRKWGACVQHRLDCILGAPKLGEAKEGKPTHPSPPRRSRPPVPRTLARVRSSAAGEGVETQRPRERAARSGEGASGSAGSAPHSRRKGRGGGGRRAASQTRQRARRGRSARDRVAPSGSERARRQRGHVRGPSSCALPPPRAALSIHKFSACSAATGHRSPPGTPRSRPPARPPWAARPGAEAPPPSFKMQPTPTMATTAAASTAATAALTSRWDNTTSSPTAEPDPILNNYVLLVVVLSLFVGGTLVVLSGVLLLCRRCWEVHRRFNRAMEEAEKTTTTYLDSSAHPAQDPDFRGEDPEGQDAETERFLSTSSTGRRVSFNEAALFEQSRKSQDKGRRYTLTEGDFHHLKNARLTHLHLPPLKIITIHECDLGEASATTPPHAAAAPKASLAIFQPPGKALTGRSVGPSSALPGDPYNSAAGPADFEISPLASSDSGEGAWADAGARSTKPVGSGATGGPEEAGPGSGAGPVLHFFTRLRRHTSLDGASPYFKVKKWKLDPSQRASSLDTRGSPKRHHFQRQRAASESTEQEEGDAPHMDFIQYIASAGDTVAFPPPRPFLASPASPSPALGRYFVVDRSVRGGPVGPCPTQSPAKWPGEGFPHPADISHSSSSIVPPGDCLTGATSPARTRRGKLGETGLEAAEEAGAAGGASPESPPERSGGAGPELQQESDGERDSGPEQAQTTYRDIWSLRASLELHAAAASDHSSSGNDRDSVRSGDSSGSGSGTTVPTFPPPSPPPTPRPADSEAGGPRKLLQMDSGYASIEGRGAGEDGLLSASEKRSSFTSAGRTATVGTSFEGAPAPTEAPVRPRSPRAWPRRAPRRDYSIDEKTDALFHEFLRHDPHFDDTLPSATRHRVRAHPHTRKQWQQRGRQHSDPGARATTPAPPAAPFGADSRPTRAPLRRGDSVDCPPEGRAGDEPTAPAIPVIEEEPGGGSSTCPGSGLCVGPPGTLLDKLAAGLDDRLFPPRLAQPIATAPTLAAAAPTSPDHSPA; encoded by the exons ATGTCTGCAGCACATTGGGGGAGAAAGTGGGGGGCATGTGTCCAACACCGCCTAGACTGCATCCTGGGGGCCCCCAAGTTGGGGGAGGCGAAGGAGGGGAAGCCGACGCACCCGTCTCCTCCCCGACGTTCCCGGCCCCCGGTCCCTCGGACCCTGGCGAGGGTCCGGAGCAGTGccgcaggggagggggtggagactCAGCGGCCGCGGGAGAGGGCGGCTcggagtggggagggggcgtcCGGGAGCGCAGGCTCCGCCCCCCACTCCCGCCGGAAGGGAAGGGGAGGCGGTGGCCGGCGCGCTGCGAGCCAGACGCGGCAGCGAGCGCGGCGGGGGCGGTCTGCCCGGGACCGGGTGGCACCCAGCGGGTCGGAGCGGGCTCGCCGCCAACGCGGTCACGTGCGCGGTCCCTCCTCTTGCGCCCTGCCTCCCCCGCGCGCCGCGCTCTCCATTCATAAATTCTCCGCCTGCTCCGCGGCCACCGGGCACCGGAGCCCGCCGGGAACGCCGCGcagccgcccgcccgcccgccccccatGGGCCGCGCGCCCCGGCGCTGAG gcccctcctcctAGCTTCAAGATGCAGCCCACGCCCACCATGGCCACCACCGCCGCCGCAAGCACCGCCGCCACGGCTGCCCTGACCTCGAGGTGGGACAACACCACCAGCAGCCCCACC GCGGAGCCTGACCCCATCCTCAACAACTACGTGCTGCTGGTGGTGGTCCTGTCGCTCTTTGTCGGTGGCACTCTGGTGGTGCTGTCCGGAGTCCTGCTCCTGTGCAGGCGCTGCTGGGAGGTCCACCGGCGCTTCAACAG AGCcatggaggaagcagagaagaccACCACCACGTACCTGGACAGCAGCGCCCATCCTGCCCAAG ACCCTGACTTCAGGGGGGAGGACCCCGAGGGCCAGGACGCGGAGACGGAGCGCTTCCTGTCCACCAGCTCCACGGGCCGCCGGGTGTCCTTCAACGAAGCAGCCCTGTTTGAGCAGAGTCGGAAGTCACAGGACAAGGGGCGCCG GTACACCCTGACGGAGGGGGACTTCCACCACCTGAAGAATGCCCGCCTCACCCACCTGCACCTGCCACCCCTCAAGATCATCACCATCCACGAGTGCGACTTGGGTGAAGCCAGcgccaccacccccccacacgcCGCTGCCGCCCCCAAGGCCAGTCTCGCCATATTCCAG cccccggggAAGGCCCTCACCGGCCGCTCTGTGGGCCCCAGCTCCGCCCTGCCAGGTGACCCCTACAACTCGGCCGCGGGCCCTGCCGACTTCGAGATCAGCCCCTTGGCGTCCAGCGACTCCGGGGAAGGCGCCTGG gcgGATGCAGGCGCCCGGAGCACCAAGCCGGTCGGGTCAGGGGCCACAGGGGGACCCGAGGAGGCAGGTCCAGGCTCCGGGGCAGGACCCGTCCTGCATTTCTTCACCCGCCTGCGGCGCCACACCAGCCTGGACGGGGCCAGCCCGTACTTCAAGGTCAAGAAATGGAAGCTGGACCCCAGCCAGCGGGCATCTAGTCTGGACACAAGAG GCTCCCCCAAGCGGCACCACTTCCAGCGGCAGCGGGCAGCCAGCGAGAGCAccgagcaggaggagggggacgCCCCCCACATGGACTTCATCCAGTACATCGCCAGCGCAGGCGACACGGTGGCCTTCCCGCCCCCCCGTCCCTTTCTGGCCAGCCCCGCCAGCCCATCCCCCGCTCTCGGCAGGTATTTTGTAGTGGATAGAAGCGTCAGGGGTGGACCTGtgggcccctgccccacccagtcCCCCGCTAAGTGGCCTGGGGAGGGCTTTCCCCACCCTGCAGACATATCCCATTCTTCCAGCTCCATCGTCCCTCCTGGAGACTGCCTCACTGGGGCCACCTCTCCAGCAAGGACCAGAAGAGGGAAACTGGGGGAGACTGG GCTAGAGGCAGCGGAGGAGGCGGGCGCCGCGGGAGGAGCGAGCCCCGAGTCTCCCCCCGAGCGCAGTGGTGGTGCGGGGCCTGAGCTGCAGCAGGAATCTGATGGTGAGCGGGACTCGGGGCCAGAGCAGGCCCAGACCACCTACCGGGATATCTGGAGCCTGCGAGCCTCTCTTGAGCTGCACGCGGCTGCCGCCTCGGACCACAGCAGCAGTGGCAACGACCGCGACTCGGTGCGCAGCGGCGACAgctcgggctcgggctccggGACCACCGTGCCCACTTTCCCACCGCCctcgccgccccccaccccccggccggCAGACAGCGAGGCGGGAGGTCCGCGGAAGCTGTTGCAGATGGACAGCGGCTACGCCAGCATTGAGGGCCGCGGCGCCGGCGAGGACGGGCTCCTCAGCGCGTCCGAGAAGCGCTCTTCCTTCACCAGCGCCGGCCGCACGGCCACTGTGGGCACCAGTTTCGAGGGGGCGCCGGCGCCCACCGAGGCGCCCGTCCGACCCCGCAGCCCGCGCGCCtggccccgccgcgccccgcgccGCGACTACAGCATTGACGAGAAGACAGATGCCCTCTTCCACGAGTTCCTGCGCCACGACCCGCACTTCGACGACACGCTGCCCAGCGCCACGCGCCATCGCGTGCGCGCGCACCCCCACACGCGCAAGCAGTGGCAGCAGCGCGGCCGGCAGCACAGCGACCCCGGCGCGCGCGCCACGACCCCTGCCCCGCCCGCGGCCCCTTTTGGGGCCGACTCCCGCCCCACGCGCGCGCCTCTGCGCCGAGGCGACAGCGTCGACTGCCCCCCAGAGGGCCGCGCGGGCGACGAACCGACCGCGCCCGCCATCCCGGTCATCGAGGAGGAGCCCGGCGGTGGCAGCAGCACCTGCCCCGGCTCGGGCCTGTGCGTCGGGCCCCCGGGGACGCTGCTGGACAAGCTGGCGGCTGGCCTCGATGACAGACTCTTCCCGCCGCGCCTCGCCCAGCCCATCGCCACCGCTCCCACGCTGGCCGCCGCCGCGCCCACGTCTCCCGACCACAGCCCTGCCTAA